The following coding sequences lie in one Candidatus Niyogibacteria bacterium genomic window:
- a CDS encoding threonine--tRNA ligase: MALKNNKIIETKRHSLAHLLAMAVQGKHPDIKFGIGPIIENGFYYDFDFSKIGHSPSQDCLPKLEKEMRELIKKGVKFERQEISAKEVKKIFANQSFKLELINEFKKTGEKILIYKSGNFIDLCAGPHVKSTKEINAEAFKLVKIAGAYWKGSEKNPMLQRIYGVAFETKKDLQDYLNLLAEAEKRDHRKIGKDLDLFISSDLVGKGLPLWTEKGAIIRREIEKFIVDEEIKRDYRHVITPDIANVRLYEISGHYPYYKDIMYPAMEIDGEKLILRPMSCPHHFTLYQDKIRSYKELPLKIAELAKLYRYEKSGELTGLIRVRSFCLADSHIFSAEEQAETVINEVLDLIEYANGVLGFKKGKDYVYRLSLGDRKNAEKYFKNDKAWVAGEKTLRSVLKKRRENFIEAKGEAAFYGPKIDIQMKNILGKEETAFTVQYDFCLPERFKLRYIGKDGKEKQPIVIHRSSVGAIERTIAFLIEKYAGALPLWLSPIQTTVIPISEKSEKYGEKVLAELKKNNIRAELAATGETLGKRIREAELLKIPYILIAGEKEIKNNSVNVRHYKRGQEGEIKIEKLIKKIKKEIENKII, translated from the coding sequence ATGGCATTAAAAAATAACAAAATTATTGAAACTAAACGGCATTCGCTGGCGCATCTTTTAGCCATGGCCGTCCAAGGAAAACATCCTGACATAAAATTCGGCATCGGGCCGATAATTGAAAACGGATTTTATTATGATTTTGATTTTTCAAAAATCGGCCATTCTCCTTCCCAAGATTGCCTGCCAAAACTGGAAAAAGAAATGCGCGAATTGATAAAAAAAGGCGTCAAATTTGAACGTCAAGAAATCAGCGCGAAAGAAGTAAAAAAGATATTCGCCAACCAGTCTTTCAAACTTGAACTTATCAATGAATTTAAAAAAACCGGAGAAAAAATTTTAATTTATAAATCAGGAAATTTCATTGATCTCTGCGCCGGACCGCACGTGAAATCAACCAAAGAAATAAACGCTGAAGCGTTCAAACTGGTTAAAATTGCCGGCGCTTATTGGAAAGGAAGCGAGAAAAATCCAATGCTCCAAAGAATTTACGGCGTGGCTTTTGAAACAAAAAAAGATCTTCAGGATTATCTTAACCTCTTGGCCGAAGCGGAAAAAAGAGACCATCGAAAAATCGGCAAAGACCTTGATTTATTTATTTCAAGCGATTTGGTCGGAAAAGGTTTGCCTCTTTGGACCGAAAAAGGCGCGATCATCCGGCGCGAAATAGAAAAATTCATCGTTGACGAAGAAATAAAACGCGATTATCGGCATGTCATCACTCCCGATATCGCCAATGTCCGGCTTTACGAAATTTCCGGCCATTATCCTTATTATAAAGATATTATGTACCCGGCCATGGAAATTGACGGAGAAAAATTGATTCTGCGGCCAATGAGCTGTCCTCATCATTTTACGCTTTATCAGGATAAAATCAGAAGCTATAAAGAATTGCCGCTTAAAATCGCCGAACTGGCCAAACTCTACCGTTATGAAAAATCCGGCGAACTGACCGGCTTAATCAGAGTCCGAAGTTTTTGTCTGGCTGATTCCCATATTTTTTCCGCCGAAGAACAGGCGGAAACCGTCATCAACGAAGTTTTGGATTTAATAGAATACGCCAACGGCGTCCTGGGTTTTAAAAAAGGCAAGGATTATGTTTATCGGCTTTCGCTTGGCGACAGAAAAAACGCTGAAAAATATTTTAAAAACGACAAAGCTTGGGTAGCAGGAGAAAAAACTCTGCGGTCGGTTCTGAAAAAACGCCGGGAAAATTTTATTGAAGCAAAAGGAGAGGCTGCTTTTTACGGCCCTAAAATTGATATCCAGATGAAAAACATTTTAGGAAAAGAAGAAACCGCTTTCACCGTTCAATATGATTTTTGCCTGCCGGAACGTTTTAAGCTCCGCTATATCGGCAAGGACGGAAAAGAAAAACAGCCGATCGTCATTCACCGCTCTTCGGTCGGAGCCATTGAAAGAACTATTGCTTTTTTAATAGAGAAATATGCCGGCGCTTTGCCTCTCTGGCTTTCGCCGATTCAAACAACCGTCATTCCTATAAGCGAGAAATCTGAAAAATACGGCGAAAAAGTTTTAGCCGAATTAAAAAAAAATAATATCCGGGCGGAATTGGCGGCCACCGGCGAAACATTAGGCAAGCGAATCCGCGAAGCGGAACTTTTAAAAATTCCTTATATTCTGATTGCCGGCGAAAAAGAAATCAAAAATAATTCCGTTAATGTCCGCCATTACAAACGCGGCCAAGAAGGAGAAATTAAAATTGAAAAATTGATTAAAAAAATAAAAAAAGAAATTGAAAATAAAATAATTTAA
- the miaB gene encoding tRNA (N6-isopentenyl adenosine(37)-C2)-methylthiotransferase MiaB, with translation MSRHQTYYLKTFGCQSNLADSNRIRWILESCGYQNAAKEDGADLIIYNTCSVRESAENRVFGRNKILKKIKEKNPRLKTILTGCMTHYRKDILKKRLPYIDYFLPIKDIASLPEKIGSPLKITAEEYLSIPPKTDSSFRALIPVSYGCNNFCAYCVVPFARGREYSRPAKEILAEAKKSVKNGAKEIWLLGQNVNSYGLTEKTAWEGKTKSGEKPKIKKGCMTFANLLRAVNKIPGNFWIRFTSAHPKDFSDDLIKAMAKCEKFPKYLNLPVQSGDDEVLKRMNRQYTRKHFIKLVKKIRRRVPEIAISTDTIVGFCGETEKEFSNTLKLYRELKFDMAFIAEYSPRPNTASALAFKDNITHQAKERRRKKLNEILKKTAAKNSKKLLGKILPVLIDEKKNGRFFGKSPQNKTVEIVNSRKQKIGDFSKVKIIKIGPWMLEGKLI, from the coding sequence TTGTCAAGACATCAAACTTATTATCTCAAAACTTTCGGCTGCCAGAGTAATTTAGCGGATTCAAACCGAATCCGCTGGATTTTGGAATCTTGCGGTTATCAAAACGCCGCCAAAGAGGATGGCGCGGATTTAATTATTTATAATACCTGTTCAGTGCGCGAATCTGCGGAAAACCGCGTTTTTGGCCGGAATAAAATCCTGAAAAAAATCAAAGAAAAAAATCCCCGCCTTAAAACAATTCTGACCGGCTGTATGACGCACTACCGGAAAGATATTTTGAAAAAACGGCTTCCTTACATAGATTATTTCCTTCCCATAAAAGACATTGCTTCCCTGCCGGAAAAAATCGGTTCCCCGCTGAAAATAACCGCTGAAGAATATTTAAGCATTCCGCCGAAAACAGATTCTTCTTTCCGCGCCTTGATTCCGGTTTCTTACGGCTGTAATAATTTTTGCGCTTACTGCGTCGTGCCGTTTGCCCGCGGCCGCGAATATTCGCGGCCGGCCAAAGAAATTCTGGCCGAAGCAAAAAAATCCGTTAAAAACGGCGCGAAAGAAATCTGGCTTCTGGGCCAAAACGTCAATTCCTACGGCCTGACTGAAAAAACAGCTTGGGAAGGTAAAACCAAATCAGGTGAAAAACCGAAAATAAAAAAAGGCTGCATGACGTTCGCTAATCTTCTTCGCGCGGTTAATAAAATTCCGGGAAATTTCTGGATCCGTTTTACTTCCGCCCATCCCAAAGATTTTTCCGATGATCTTATTAAAGCTATGGCAAAATGCGAAAAATTTCCAAAATATCTGAATTTGCCGGTCCAATCCGGCGACGATGAAGTGCTAAAGCGGATGAACCGGCAATATACCAGAAAACATTTCATAAAACTGGTTAAAAAAATTCGCCGCCGCGTTCCGGAAATCGCCATTTCCACCGATACCATCGTGGGTTTTTGCGGCGAAACCGAAAAAGAATTTTCAAACACCCTGAAACTTTACCGCGAACTTAAATTTGATATGGCTTTTATCGCCGAATATTCTCCCCGGCCGAATACCGCTTCCGCTCTGGCTTTTAAAGATAATATCACTCATCAAGCAAAAGAAAGGCGCCGGAAAAAACTTAACGAAATTTTAAAAAAAACCGCGGCAAAAAACAGCAAAAAATTGCTTGGCAAAATTTTACCGGTTCTGATTGACGAGAAAAAAAACGGCCGTTTTTTCGGCAAAAGCCCTCAA